The nucleotide sequence GAAAGTGTTCTGCACACTTCTGTTCCGCCAAATCTGTCAAAACCACCCACTTCTGTCGTTTGTCTTCTTCCGATTCTTCACGTACGATCAAACCGTCCCTCTCCATTCCTTTGAGAATATTGGTCATGGTTGAACGGCGAATACCCAGATGCTGTTGTAAGTCGCTTTGGAGCATTCGGGTTTTCTGATGATGAGCGAAGTATCCTAGAAGATGACTCTGCACAACCGAGCCTCTGGACTCTTCTTCGAGTTTCAGCAGTGTCGTCATGCTCCGGTGGAGAAGGTGTGAGAGTGTTTTTATGGTATGCCCGATATGTCGTGGTTCTTCTTTCAATTGCCTGTCTCTTTTGTTAGGTTGCTAACAATAATACCTATCTCCTTTCTGATAGGCAAGCAGGTTGGATGAAGAAGTATGAAGAATAATCAGGCCCCCAGACGGGGGCCGAAAAGGAAACGGACTAGAGAAGGTCAGTGAAGGCTTTGAGGACTTCATCCCCTTCACATCCATTGAGCACCTTGGTTGCGAGTACCTTGCCCAACTGTACCCCCTCTTGGTCAAAGCTATTGAGATTCCAGATGAAGCCTTGGAACATTACCTTGTTCTCATAGTGGGCTAGCAGGGATCCGAGGACTACAGGATCAAGCTGTTTTGCATACAGCAAGCTGCTTGGCCGGTTTCCGCAGAACTGCTTGTTCGGGTTTGCATCATCCTTCCCTCGGGCAAAGGCAACTATTTGAGCGACAAGATTGGCATTGAGCTTCTCTTGGCTGCTTGAGCCTTCCACCAGGATGTCTTTCTCATATTGGGATGTAGAGAATCCGATGAACTGCAGGGGGACGATATCAGTTCCTTGGTGAAGCAGTTGGTAGAAGGAATGCTGCCCATTGGTTCCTGGCTCCCCAAAGATAACCGGCCCAGTGGGATAGGAGAGAGCTTCCCCGTCCCGGTTTACGTGTTTCCCGTTGCTCTCCATGTCAAGCTGTTGCAAGTGAGCCGGGAAACGACTCAATGCCTGTGAATAAGGCAGAATTGCAGTACAGGGATAGTGAAGGACATTGCGCAAATAGACGCCAAGAAGGGCATCAAGGAGAGCTGCATTCTCTGTGATCTTGGGTGAACGTGCTGCCATGTCACCTTGGTGGGCACCATCGAGGAACATCCTCACTGTTTCAAAGCCATAAGCAAGGGAGAGAATGACGGCACCCACTGCGCTGGTGGAACTGTACCTTCCCCCGATGTAGTCATCGATGAAGAAGGCATCGATGACGGAGGA is from uncultured Sphaerochaeta sp. and encodes:
- a CDS encoding MarR family transcriptional regulator, with translation MKEEPRHIGHTIKTLSHLLHRSMTTLLKLEEESRGSVVQSHLLGYFAHHQKTRMLQSDLQQHLGIRRSTMTNILKGMERDGLIVREESEEDKRQKWVVLTDLAEQKCAEHFHLVQEFELSMRQGLNEEQLQQFFAIADTIRRNLETICLQNYENKQ
- a CDS encoding glucose-6-phosphate isomerase produces the protein MTYKNLDTSTSFQALKNLEASDLIQVLHPERIKSYQVNASEKLVYNYASMPVDENHLSILQQLSDELQLTQKYQALVEGEVMNIGEKRLVLHHLTRGQVGKPVEAEGEDKGAFYKEQLTKIKLFSDAVRSGKLVGSTGKRFTTVVQIGIGGSDLGPRAIYLALKGWCKREGIEQLDAQFISNVDPDDAQAVIDQLDLERTLFILVSKSGTTLETLTNRDLVIEAIKKSGINGINPSDHMVAVTSKSSPLASSSSVIDAFFIDDYIGGRYSSTSAVGAVILSLAYGFETVRMFLDGAHQGDMAARSPKITENAALLDALLGVYLRNVLHYPCTAILPYSQALSRFPAHLQQLDMESNGKHVNRDGEALSYPTGPVIFGEPGTNGQHSFYQLLHQGTDIVPLQFIGFSTSQYEKDILVEGSSSQEKLNANLVAQIVAFARGKDDANPNKQFCGNRPSSLLYAKQLDPVVLGSLLAHYENKVMFQGFIWNLNSFDQEGVQLGKVLATKVLNGCEGDEVLKAFTDLL